The following are encoded in a window of Zonotrichia leucophrys gambelii isolate GWCS_2022_RI unplaced genomic scaffold, RI_Zleu_2.0 Scaffold_143_115142, whole genome shotgun sequence genomic DNA:
- the LOC135460985 gene encoding zinc finger protein OZF-like: protein MESSEEPVAEAVWSGSTARQGEANGEEKPRRSLSRRGCKGRARGSEGERASLGHGGAQRSELGPREQLQGGEEKPHKCSECGKSFKRRSCLIVHQRTHTGSEGEKPSLEQGQSSELGVQEQLQGGEEKPHKCSECGKSFKRRSCLMQHCRIHTGERLYQCDQCQKSFRSRSELVGHQRSHTDERPFQCPDCGKGFKSVSELNQHRRIHTGERPYECGQCEKRFRSSSHLLSHQITHTEERPFRCRECGKGFRRKSHLNTHRRIHTGEGLQECPQCGKSFRTRSTLTAHLRSHTGERPYKCDQCQKGFYTSSDLLKHQRIHTDERPFRCPDCGVGFKHNSALIVHRRIHTGERPYQCPQCGKSFRASSHLTAHLRSIHTGERPYECPQCGKSFIQSSRLTVHLRSHTGERPFKCDQCQKGFYTSSHLLKHQRIHTDEKPFRCPDCGVGFKHNSHLTVHRRIHTGERPYQCPQCGKSFRASWHLTVHLRSHTGERPQE, encoded by the coding sequence atggagagcagcGAGGAGCCGGTGGCAGAGGCCGTTTGGAGCGGCTCCACGGCTCGGCAGGGAGAAGCCAACGGGGAGGAGAAGCCGCGGAGATCcctgagcaggaggggctgcaaaggCAGAGCGCGGGGATCCGAGGGGgaaagagccagcctgggccatggaggggctcagAGATCCGAGCTGGGGCCccgtgagcagctccagggaggggaggagaagccccacaagtgctccgagtgtgggaagagcttcaagAGGAGATCCTGCCTGATTGTGCACCAGAGAACCCACACgggatctgagggggaaaaacccagcctggagcagggtcagagctcagagctgggggtccaagagcagctccagggtggggaggagaagccccacaagtgctccGAGTGCGGGAAGAGCTTCAAGCGCAGATCCTGCCTGATGCAGCATTGCAGAATCCACACGGGGGAGCGACTGTACCAGTGTGACCAGTGCCAGAAGAGCTTTAGGAGCCGCTCAGAACTCGTGGGGCACCAGCGCTCACACACGGACGAGAGGCCCTTCCAGTGCCCCGActgcgggaagggcttcaaaAGCGTCTCCGAACTCAACCagcaccggcgcatccacaccggggagaggccctacgagtgtggtCAGTGCGAGAAACGGTTTCGgagcagctcccatctcctcaGTCACCAGATCACCCACACCGAGGAGAGGCCGTTCCGCTGCCGTGAgtgcgggaagggcttcagaCGCAAGTCCCACCTCAAcacccaccggcgcatccacactggcGAGGGACTCcaggagtgtccccagtgtgggaagagcttcagaaCGAGGTCCACCCTGACTGCCCACCTGAGgagccacactggggagaggccctacaagTGTGATCAGTGCCAGAAGGGCTTTTACACCTCGTCTGATCTCCTCAAgcaccagcgcatccacacggacgagaggcccttccgctgtcCCGATTGTGGGGTGGGATTCAAGCACAACTCTGCCCTCATCGtccaccggcgcatccacactggggagaggccctaccagtgtccccagtgtgggaagagcttcagagCGAGCTCCCACCTGACTGCCCACCTGAGGAGCATCCACACCGGtgagaggccctatgagtgtccccagtgtgggaagagtttcatccagagctccaggctgaCTGTCCACCTCAGAagccacactggggagaggcccttcaAGTGTGATCAGTGCCAGAAGGGCTTTTACACCTCGTCTCATCTCCTAAAgcaccagcgcatccacacgGATGAGAAACCTTTCCGCTGTCCCGATTGTGGGGTGGGATTCAAGCACAACTCCCACCTCACCGtccaccggcgcatccacaccggggagagaccctaccagtgtccccagtgtgggaagagcttcagagCGAGCTGGCACCTGACTGTCCACCTGAGGagccacaccggggagaggcccCAGGAGTGA
- the LOC135460987 gene encoding zinc finger protein 135-like, with protein sequence QSSELGVHEQLQDEKPHKCSECGKSFVWRSSLVKHCRIHTGPQVGSDGDKPNLDQSSELGVHEQLQGGEKKPHKCSECGKSFKWRSNLLEHSRIHTGEKPYKCGECGESFSWSSQLLLHQRRTHTGEKPYECQQCGKSFSWKSHLTSHLRTHTGEKPYECDQCQKKFQSSSSLVVHQRSHTGERPFRCPECGVGFKENSALVRHRRTHTGERPYGCEQCQSSFPTRSLLAEHQRIHTGEKPFRCDDCGKGFRQKSSLVKHRRIHTGERPYVCGQCGKSFTQSSNLFAHQRSHAERPYECEYCWRSFSQSSSLIVHQKCHTQVRPYECRRCGKSFTTRSYLVTHQMIHTGERPYECGECGKGFMSKSHLVYHQRSHSGEKPYECEQCKKRFLTSSHLLSHKLMHTEERPFCCPDCGKGFRHKSNLVIHQRSHTGEKPFQCPQCGKGFTTSCSMTRHLQSQH encoded by the coding sequence cagagctcagagctgggggtccatgagcagctccaggatgagaagccccacaagtgctccgagtgtgggaagagcttcgTGTGGAGATCGTCCCTGGTCAAGCATTGCAGAATCCACACGGGGCCACAGGTGGGATCTGATGGGGACAAACCCAACCTGGACCAGAGCTCCGAGCTGGGggtccatgagcagctccagggtggggagaagaagccccacaagtgctcGGAGTGCGGGAAGAGCTTCAAGTGGAGATCCAACCTGTTGGAGCACAGCAGGATCCACACCGGAGAGAAGCCCTAcaagtgtggggagtgtggggagAGCTTCAGCTGGAGCTCGCAGCTGCTTCTCCACCAGAGgaggacccacactggggagaaacCCTACGAGTGCCAGCAGTGCGGGAAGAGCTTCAGCTGGAAGTCCCACCTGACCAGCCACCTGAGGACCCACACCGGGGAGAAGCCCTACGAGTGCGACCAGTGCCAGAAGAAgttccagagcagctcctcgcTCGTCGTCCACCAGCGCTCGCACACGGGCGAGCGGCCGTTCCGGTGCCCCGAGTGCGGCGTGGGCTTCAAGGAGAACTCGGCCCTCGTCCGGCACCGCCGCAcccacaccggggagaggccctacggGTGcgagcagtgccagagctcctTCCCGACCCGCTCGCTGCTGGCGGAgcaccagcgcatccacaccggggagaaaCCGTTCCGCTGCGACGACTGCGGCAAGGGCTTCAGGCAAAAGTCCAGCCTGGTCAAGCACCGGAggatccacaccggggagaggccgTACGTGTGCGGGCAGTGCGGGAAGAGCTTCACGCAGAGCTCCAACCTGTTTGCGCACCAGAGGAGCCACGCGGAGCGGCCCTACGAGTGCGAGTACTGCTGGAGGAGCTTCTcgcagagctccagcctgatcGTCCACCAGAAGTGCCACACGCAGGTGAGGCCCTACGAGTGCAGgaggtgtgggaagagcttcaccacCAGGTCCTACCTGGTCAcccaccagatgatccacaccgGGGAAcggccctacgagtgtggggagtgcGGGAAGGGCTTCATGTCCAAGTCCCACCTGGTTTACCACCAGAGGAGCCACAGCGGGGAGAAACCCTACGAGTGTGAGCAGTGCAAGAAGAGGTTCCTGACCAGCTCGCACCTCCTCAGCCACAAGCTGATGCACACCGAGGAGAGGCCGTTCTGCTGTCCTGATTGTGGCAAGGGATTCAGACACAAGTCCAACCTGGTGATCCACCAGCGCAGCCACACCGGGGAGAAGCCattccagtgtccccagtgtgggaagggcttcaccACCAGCTGCAGCATGACCAGacacctgcagagccagcactga